A region from the Streptomyces lydicus genome encodes:
- a CDS encoding metallophosphoesterase translates to MCEDEMIPPQADMTEREWLGTGSATTAGGTPVRTTGRVPQWVNRRTLLGGAMAGAALAVLPSPAQSPASATPRRQPPGAFPFPEHPNGKGEFAVLVTGDAGTGDEAQYAVASAARDICKSEGIGLAVGLGDNIYENGPESDDDSEFQDKFEKPNSGIDVPWLMVLGNHDCSGLIPGSGGDPSRGDREVAYAATSRRWYMPGRYYSVPLPAADPLVEFFAIDTIPWSSYVAQLDPYYRWDGPYMREQRSWLDGALRASRARWKVVFGHHPYLNNGKHGSAGSYDGFEIGNYTSGVHLKDMYEKVVCGRADLILSGHDHTLQILEPTARTGGTRQVVCGASAKTEDGTAHFHNPAAWQNFSDHGFMVLKVSGARLTIDAYTVDVATRKATLRHRARQTRPVAAAPAHA, encoded by the coding sequence ATGTGTGAAGACGAAATGATCCCGCCGCAGGCGGACATGACCGAGCGGGAGTGGCTGGGGACCGGCTCGGCGACGACGGCCGGCGGGACGCCGGTGCGTACGACGGGGCGCGTTCCGCAGTGGGTGAACCGGCGGACCCTGCTGGGCGGCGCGATGGCCGGTGCGGCGCTCGCGGTGCTGCCGTCGCCGGCCCAGTCACCCGCGTCCGCCACGCCCCGCCGCCAGCCCCCCGGCGCCTTTCCGTTCCCCGAACACCCCAACGGCAAGGGCGAGTTCGCGGTTCTGGTCACCGGTGACGCGGGGACGGGGGACGAGGCGCAGTATGCGGTGGCGTCCGCCGCGCGGGATATCTGCAAGAGCGAGGGCATCGGCCTCGCGGTGGGACTCGGCGACAATATTTACGAGAACGGTCCGGAGTCCGATGACGATTCCGAGTTCCAGGACAAGTTCGAGAAGCCGAACAGCGGCATTGATGTGCCCTGGCTGATGGTGCTGGGCAACCACGACTGCTCGGGGCTGATCCCCGGCAGCGGCGGCGACCCCTCGCGCGGTGACCGCGAGGTCGCCTATGCCGCCACCTCACGGCGCTGGTACATGCCCGGCCGCTACTACAGCGTGCCGCTGCCGGCCGCCGATCCGCTGGTGGAGTTCTTCGCGATCGACACCATCCCGTGGTCGTCGTACGTCGCCCAGCTCGACCCGTACTACCGGTGGGACGGGCCGTACATGCGCGAGCAGCGAAGCTGGCTGGACGGTGCGCTGCGCGCCTCGCGGGCCCGCTGGAAGGTGGTCTTCGGACACCACCCGTACCTCAACAACGGCAAGCACGGCAGCGCCGGTTCCTATGACGGTTTCGAGATCGGGAACTACACCAGCGGTGTCCACCTGAAGGACATGTACGAGAAGGTGGTGTGCGGGCGGGCCGATCTGATTCTGTCCGGCCACGACCACACACTGCAGATCCTGGAGCCCACGGCCCGTACGGGCGGCACCCGGCAGGTGGTGTGCGGCGCGTCGGCCAAGACGGAGGACGGCACGGCACACTTCCACAACCCGGCGGCCTGGCAGAACTTCTCCGACCACGGGTTCATGGTCCTGAAGGTGTCCGGCGCGCGGCTGACCATCGACGCGTACACGGTCGATGTGGCGACGCGGAAGGCCACTCTGCGGCACCGTGCCCGGCAGACCCGGCCGGTCGCAGCGGCACCAGCACACGCCTGA
- a CDS encoding SpoIIE family protein phosphatase, producing the protein MTDVPPHPFDEGYDPRSNRDWRLVEEDAPGVSHHEPIGLRERLSLNRMGTFDWDLDRGFMELDPGAMDVFDLRPEEYDGAPASLVTRVPPAEGRRLDEALSQALLDGHSSYGAYFRVQCRDGTQRWTHSQGRILHTADGVPYRVIGIVREATSELADSALLRSLQQERQRQTVMVQQTTAALSRALSVNDVTRVLTGTGGARRFGADGLVLGLVANDRFEVIATAGLEGEVPDDMMTSRLDDALPLADAARSRRPIFLGTRGELIARFPRLRPYTGVLPAGSAAFLPLVAQNAVIGALGLFNSEPTVQSPEARNLALALAGVVAQSVQRATLFDQEREFATGLQATMLPRRLPPIEGGAVTVRYHPASVGRDIGGDWYDVIALPQGRTGLVVGDVQGHDTHAAAVMGQLRIALRAYASEGHSPETVLVRASRFLAELDTERFATCTYIQADMESGALHLARAGHLGPLISNSSRHIDWPEVRGGLPLGLATVFGHDHFPETQLFLEPGSTLLLCTDGLVEQPGQDISRGIDALSAAVRTGPTDLEALADRLSDHLWADPGSEDDMALLLLHRLPGSGGVTTPRLRLHVHQADPSGTAEVRSALRRTLDQWRAGAVMHNIEVAASELIANALTHTESGALVSMELLPGAPRRIRLEVEDRSSRWPRRRSPGETATSGRGLMLVEALADEWGAEPRGAGKALWCEFAVPDGQETVW; encoded by the coding sequence ATGACCGACGTCCCCCCGCACCCGTTCGACGAGGGCTACGACCCCCGGTCCAACCGGGACTGGCGCCTCGTCGAGGAGGACGCGCCCGGGGTGTCGCACCATGAGCCGATCGGACTGCGCGAACGGCTCTCGCTCAACCGGATGGGCACCTTCGACTGGGACCTGGACCGCGGCTTCATGGAGCTGGACCCCGGTGCCATGGACGTCTTCGATCTGCGCCCGGAGGAATACGACGGCGCGCCGGCGTCCCTGGTCACACGGGTGCCGCCGGCCGAGGGCCGCCGGCTGGACGAGGCGCTTTCCCAGGCCCTGCTGGACGGTCACTCGTCCTACGGCGCCTACTTCCGGGTCCAGTGCCGCGACGGGACCCAGCGCTGGACACACTCCCAGGGCCGGATTCTGCACACCGCTGACGGGGTGCCGTACCGGGTCATCGGCATCGTCCGGGAGGCGACCAGCGAACTGGCGGACTCCGCGCTGCTGCGCTCCCTCCAGCAGGAGCGGCAGCGGCAGACGGTGATGGTGCAGCAGACCACCGCCGCGCTTTCCCGTGCGCTGTCGGTCAATGACGTGACCCGGGTGCTCACCGGCACCGGCGGCGCCCGGCGGTTCGGCGCGGACGGCCTGGTCCTCGGCCTGGTCGCGAACGACCGGTTCGAGGTCATCGCCACCGCCGGGCTGGAGGGCGAGGTGCCCGACGACATGATGACCTCGCGGCTCGACGACGCCCTGCCGCTGGCCGACGCGGCGCGCTCGCGGCGCCCCATCTTCCTCGGCACCCGCGGCGAGCTGATCGCCCGCTTCCCGCGGCTGCGCCCCTACACCGGGGTGCTCCCGGCGGGCAGCGCCGCGTTTTTGCCGCTGGTCGCGCAGAACGCCGTCATCGGGGCGCTGGGGCTGTTCAACTCCGAGCCGACGGTGCAGTCGCCGGAGGCCAGGAACCTGGCACTGGCGCTGGCCGGTGTCGTCGCGCAGTCGGTGCAGCGGGCGACCCTCTTCGACCAGGAGCGGGAGTTCGCGACGGGGCTGCAGGCGACGATGCTGCCGCGGCGGCTCCCGCCCATCGAGGGCGGCGCGGTCACCGTCCGCTACCACCCGGCGAGCGTCGGGCGGGACATCGGCGGGGACTGGTACGACGTGATCGCACTGCCCCAGGGGCGGACCGGGCTGGTGGTGGGCGACGTACAGGGCCATGACACCCATGCGGCCGCGGTGATGGGCCAGCTGCGCATCGCCCTGCGGGCCTACGCCAGCGAGGGGCACTCACCGGAGACCGTGCTGGTACGGGCGTCCCGGTTCCTGGCGGAGCTGGACACCGAGCGGTTCGCGACCTGCACGTATATCCAGGCCGATATGGAATCGGGAGCGCTGCACCTCGCCCGGGCCGGCCACCTCGGCCCGCTGATCAGCAACAGCTCCCGGCACATCGACTGGCCCGAGGTCCGCGGCGGGCTGCCGCTCGGTCTGGCCACGGTCTTCGGGCACGACCACTTCCCGGAGACCCAGCTGTTCCTGGAGCCCGGGTCGACGCTGCTGCTGTGCACCGACGGCCTGGTCGAACAGCCCGGCCAGGACATCTCCCGCGGTATCGACGCACTGTCCGCGGCGGTCCGCACCGGGCCCACGGACCTGGAGGCGCTTGCCGACCGGCTCTCGGACCATCTGTGGGCCGACCCCGGCTCGGAGGACGATATGGCCCTCCTGCTCCTGCACCGGCTGCCGGGTTCCGGCGGCGTCACCACCCCACGACTGCGCCTGCACGTCCATCAGGCCGACCCGTCGGGCACCGCCGAGGTCCGCTCCGCGCTGCGCCGCACGCTGGACCAGTGGCGGGCGGGCGCCGTCATGCACAACATCGAGGTCGCCGCCTCCGAGCTGATCGCCAACGCGCTGACCCACACCGAGAGCGGCGCCCTGGTCTCCATGGAACTGCTGCCGGGCGCCCCGCGCCGGATCCGGCTGGAGGTCGAGGACCGTTCCAGCCGGTGGCCGCGGCGGCGCAGCCCCGGCGAGACCGCCACCTCCGGGCGCGGGCTGATGCTGGTCGAGGCGCTGGCGGACGAATGGGGCGCCGAACCGCGTGGCGCGGGCAAGGCGCTGTGGTGTGAGTTCGCGGTACCGGACGGCCAGGAGACGGTGTGGTGA
- a CDS encoding NADP-dependent succinic semialdehyde dehydrogenase, whose product MAIATVNPATGETLKTFDALNGGEIEDHLVRAEQAFQEHRTTSFGYRRERMLAAADLLDADQDGIARTMTTEMGKPLAQARAEAAKCAKTMRWYAHHAEALLADEHPDPADVSDSGAIRAVVRYRPLGPVLAVMPWNFPLWQVVRFAAPALMAGNTGLLKHASNVPQTALYLEELFRRAGFPEGCFQTLLVGSGAVEDILRDPRVVAATLTGSEPAGRAVASIAGDEVKKTVLELGGSDPFLVLPSADLDKAVRVAVTARVQNNGQSCIAAKRFLVHQDVYDAFAERFTARMAALTVGDPMDEHTDVGPLSSEQGRSDLEELVDDAVHQGATALCGGRRPPEHSAGWFYEPTVLSRITEGMRIHHEEAFGPVATLYRVADLDEAVRLANDTPFGLSSNAWTRDPAEQQRLARDLEAGGVFFNGMTASHPGLPFGGAKRSGYGRELSGHGIREFCNMTTLWYGPEE is encoded by the coding sequence ATGGCCATCGCCACGGTCAACCCGGCCACCGGCGAGACCCTGAAGACCTTCGACGCCCTCAACGGGGGTGAGATCGAAGATCACCTGGTCCGGGCGGAGCAGGCCTTCCAGGAGCACCGCACCACCAGCTTTGGCTACCGCAGGGAGCGGATGCTCGCGGCCGCCGACCTGCTCGATGCCGACCAGGACGGCATCGCCCGCACCATGACCACCGAGATGGGCAAACCGCTGGCCCAGGCGCGCGCGGAGGCGGCGAAGTGCGCCAAGACCATGCGCTGGTACGCCCACCACGCCGAGGCGCTGCTCGCCGACGAGCACCCCGATCCGGCCGATGTCAGCGACTCCGGCGCGATCCGTGCCGTGGTGCGCTACCGCCCCCTCGGCCCCGTCCTCGCGGTGATGCCCTGGAACTTCCCGCTCTGGCAGGTCGTACGGTTCGCCGCGCCCGCCCTGATGGCGGGCAACACCGGGCTGCTCAAGCACGCCTCGAACGTGCCGCAGACCGCGCTCTACCTGGAGGAGCTGTTCCGCCGCGCCGGTTTCCCCGAGGGCTGTTTCCAGACCCTGCTGGTCGGGTCCGGCGCGGTGGAGGACATCCTGCGTGACCCGAGGGTGGTCGCCGCCACGCTGACCGGCAGCGAGCCGGCCGGCCGCGCGGTGGCGTCCATCGCCGGTGACGAGGTCAAGAAGACCGTCCTCGAACTCGGCGGCAGCGACCCCTTCCTCGTCCTGCCCTCCGCCGACCTCGACAAGGCGGTCCGAGTCGCGGTCACCGCCCGCGTCCAGAACAACGGACAGTCGTGTATCGCGGCCAAACGGTTCCTGGTGCACCAGGACGTCTACGACGCCTTCGCCGAGCGGTTCACCGCCCGCATGGCCGCGCTGACCGTCGGCGACCCGATGGACGAGCACACCGACGTCGGACCGCTCTCCAGCGAACAGGGCCGCTCCGACCTGGAGGAGCTGGTCGACGACGCGGTCCACCAGGGCGCCACCGCACTGTGCGGCGGGCGGCGGCCGCCCGAGCACAGCGCCGGCTGGTTCTACGAGCCGACGGTGCTGTCCCGCATCACCGAGGGGATGCGCATCCACCACGAGGAGGCGTTCGGCCCGGTCGCCACGCTCTACCGCGTCGCCGACCTCGACGAGGCGGTGCGCCTGGCCAACGACACCCCGTTCGGCCTCAGTTCCAACGCCTGGACCCGGGACCCCGCGGAACAGCAGCGCCTCGCCCGCGATCTCGAGGCCGGCGGCGTCTTCTTCAACGGGATGACCGCCTCTCATCCGGGCCTTCCCTTCGGCGGGGCCAAGCGCTCCGGCTACGGGCGGGAGCTGTCCGGGCACGGCATCCGGGAGTTCTGCAATATGACGACGCTGTGGTACGGGCCGGAGGAATGA
- a CDS encoding L,D-transpeptidase family protein — MSAVALALLAPAAPVAAAATAAPVHHPPLAAHRVPLPARMADTGGGEQLITARAPTARATTGTVRWWRHSGRWRQVGWAPARFGAGGLTEGRTRVQGTSTTPTGLYDLPFAFGTAPPPPGTAVPYRRAGADSWWCEDNASASYNRWVAPLPPDCAAGESERLADYSTQYARALVIGFNYHRPVHGRGAGIFLHVNGKGATAGCVSVPAGAMARILSWIRPSAHPHIALGTAYGPTAVTRY; from the coding sequence CTGTCCGCGGTCGCCCTGGCGCTGCTCGCGCCGGCCGCCCCGGTGGCTGCCGCGGCCACCGCCGCTCCCGTCCACCACCCGCCCCTCGCAGCCCACCGCGTCCCCCTGCCCGCCCGTATGGCCGACACCGGCGGCGGCGAGCAGCTGATCACCGCTCGTGCGCCCACGGCGCGCGCCACCACCGGGACCGTGCGGTGGTGGCGGCACAGCGGCCGCTGGCGGCAGGTGGGTTGGGCGCCGGCCCGCTTCGGAGCCGGCGGGCTGACCGAGGGCCGTACCCGGGTACAGGGCACCTCCACCACCCCGACCGGGCTGTACGACCTGCCGTTCGCCTTCGGGACCGCCCCGCCGCCGCCCGGCACCGCCGTGCCGTACCGCCGGGCCGGCGCGGACTCCTGGTGGTGCGAGGACAACGCCTCCGCCTCCTACAACCGCTGGGTGGCGCCGCTGCCGCCGGACTGCGCGGCGGGTGAGTCCGAACGACTGGCGGACTATTCCACGCAGTACGCCCGGGCCCTGGTGATCGGCTTCAACTACCACCGTCCGGTGCACGGCCGCGGCGCAGGGATCTTCCTCCATGTCAACGGGAAAGGCGCCACGGCCGGCTGTGTCTCGGTACCGGCCGGGGCCATGGCACGGATCCTGTCCTGGATCCGGCCGTCCGCACACCCGCACATCGCCCTCGGCACGGCGTACGGGCCGACCGCCGTCACCCGTTACTGA
- a CDS encoding AraC family transcriptional regulator, whose amino-acid sequence MKLLIRNAVLTGYVELVRSLGGDLSALLASVGLDASDLAVPNTWIPVAAAVDLIELSAAATDHDDFGLRLAESRRLSVLGPVSLVAREEPDVRSALGMIMRHQHLHNEALHSRITETNGLATIELGLDLPTPRRRQATELLVGAIHRYLHNLVGSSWRPVSVLFAHDAPADATTHHRVLGPAVRFGQNLNGIVVYASDLDAPNQLSDPLLRPYARQYLEAIAAPRPAADVDRVRELIEALLPTGRCSLQQVAHGLGVDRKTIHRHLARSGETFSSLLNSLRAQLAQQYVGSHARPLTQVAALLGFSALSTFSRWFREEFGTSPTAWRAAAAGRERSRGQPDTRG is encoded by the coding sequence GTGAAGCTCCTCATCCGCAACGCCGTGCTCACCGGCTACGTCGAGTTGGTGCGCTCGCTGGGCGGTGACCTCTCGGCGCTGCTCGCTTCGGTGGGTCTGGACGCCTCCGATCTGGCCGTCCCGAACACCTGGATCCCGGTGGCCGCCGCCGTGGACCTGATCGAGCTCTCGGCCGCCGCAACCGACCACGACGACTTCGGTCTACGGCTCGCGGAGAGCCGCAGGCTCTCGGTCCTGGGACCGGTCAGCCTCGTCGCCCGCGAGGAGCCCGATGTCCGCAGCGCGCTCGGAATGATCATGCGACACCAGCATCTGCACAACGAGGCGCTGCACAGCCGGATCACCGAGACCAATGGCCTGGCCACGATCGAACTCGGCCTCGACCTGCCCACCCCGCGCCGGCGCCAGGCCACCGAGCTACTGGTCGGCGCCATCCACCGCTATCTGCACAACCTCGTCGGCAGCAGTTGGCGACCGGTCTCCGTGCTGTTCGCCCATGACGCACCGGCGGACGCGACCACCCACCACCGTGTCCTGGGCCCCGCGGTCCGGTTCGGCCAGAACCTCAACGGCATCGTCGTGTACGCAAGCGACCTCGACGCCCCGAACCAGCTCTCCGACCCGCTGCTGCGCCCCTACGCCCGCCAGTACCTCGAGGCGATCGCGGCGCCCCGTCCCGCGGCCGACGTGGACCGGGTCCGCGAACTGATCGAAGCCCTGCTCCCCACCGGCCGCTGCTCTCTCCAGCAGGTCGCCCACGGCCTCGGCGTCGACCGCAAGACCATCCACCGACACCTCGCACGGTCCGGTGAGACGTTCTCCTCGTTGCTGAACTCCCTGCGCGCACAGCTCGCCCAGCAGTACGTCGGCAGCCATGCCCGCCCCCTCACCCAGGTCGCCGCCCTGCTGGGCTTCTCCGCGCTCAGCACCTTCTCCCGCTGGTTCCGCGAGGAGTTCGGGACCAGCCCGACGGCCTGGCGAGCTGCCGCAGCCGGCCGGGAACGGTCGCGGGGGCAGCCGGATACGAGGGGGTAG
- a CDS encoding MFS transporter translates to MRGWPGNGAPPLVLDASGSVAHLVSRRYARCVALAVVALAMTDYIDRQIVVSTFPYLKKSWGLSDTALGALVTTVSVAIAVFALPAARLADRWGRVRTIAAMGSAWSLAALACAVSGNYAQLFAARSLLGVGEAGYGPAGAALLSGYFPQRLRATVLSVFQAAGPLGSVLGVVLGGVMAGNLGWRVTLGAFGVPGLLLALAFLKVRDYRAPAVSRADGAGTADSGAGEGLTGDQTRSGRPALAATVRELFRSRTAVWCYLGGALNLVVLSTFYTWLPSYLGRAYGLSSAQAGMRAALFILAGFVGAIVFGHLADRCAAGRPRRRLMVPAVLAAGAWGLLFTAFGVLGPGGGQYALIVVAGLPVAAALGTAPAAVIDVVHPSVRATAVGMATLVQNLFGLAVGPLLTGLLSDAFGLQTALAVMPLFCLAAAAAFRIGSRSYEKDFAAVSGGGPEPVAPGTHERELST, encoded by the coding sequence ATGAGGGGCTGGCCGGGGAACGGTGCACCACCGCTGGTGTTGGACGCTTCGGGCTCCGTCGCGCATCTGGTGTCGCGGCGCTATGCCCGGTGCGTGGCGCTGGCGGTCGTCGCACTGGCGATGACCGACTACATCGACCGGCAGATCGTGGTGTCGACGTTCCCCTACCTGAAGAAGTCCTGGGGACTGTCCGACACCGCCCTGGGGGCCCTGGTCACCACCGTGTCGGTCGCCATCGCCGTCTTCGCGCTCCCGGCCGCGCGGCTGGCCGACCGCTGGGGCCGGGTACGGACGATCGCCGCGATGGGCAGTGCATGGAGCCTGGCCGCACTGGCATGCGCGGTCTCCGGGAACTACGCGCAGCTCTTCGCGGCCCGGTCGCTGCTGGGCGTGGGCGAGGCGGGCTACGGCCCGGCGGGGGCGGCGCTGCTCTCCGGCTACTTCCCGCAACGCCTGCGGGCGACCGTGCTGAGCGTCTTCCAGGCGGCAGGGCCGCTGGGCTCGGTGCTCGGGGTGGTGCTCGGCGGTGTGATGGCCGGGAACCTCGGCTGGCGGGTGACGCTCGGCGCGTTCGGCGTGCCGGGGCTGCTGCTGGCGCTGGCCTTCCTGAAGGTACGCGACTACCGCGCCCCCGCCGTGTCCCGCGCGGACGGAGCGGGCACCGCGGACTCCGGCGCGGGCGAGGGGCTGACGGGAGATCAAACCCGGTCCGGGCGACCGGCTCTGGCGGCCACGGTGCGCGAACTGTTCCGCTCACGGACGGCCGTGTGGTGCTACCTCGGCGGTGCCCTCAACCTGGTGGTGCTGTCCACCTTCTACACCTGGCTGCCGAGCTACCTCGGCCGCGCCTACGGCCTGTCCTCCGCGCAGGCGGGTATGCGGGCGGCGCTGTTCATCCTCGCGGGATTCGTCGGCGCGATCGTCTTCGGCCACCTCGCCGACCGGTGCGCGGCCGGACGCCCGCGGCGCAGGCTGATGGTCCCGGCGGTGCTCGCCGCAGGCGCCTGGGGGCTGCTGTTCACGGCCTTCGGCGTGCTCGGGCCGGGCGGTGGGCAGTACGCGCTGATCGTGGTCGCGGGGCTTCCGGTGGCCGCGGCGCTCGGCACCGCACCGGCCGCCGTGATCGACGTGGTCCACCCGAGCGTGCGGGCCACGGCGGTCGGGATGGCGACGCTGGTGCAGAACCTGTTCGGGCTGGCCGTCGGGCCGCTCCTCACCGGTCTGCTGTCGGACGCCTTCGGTCTGCAAACGGCACTCGCGGTGATGCCGCTGTTCTGCCTCGCCGCGGCCGCCGCGTTCCGGATCGGCTCGCGCAGCTACGAGAAGGACTTCGCCGCCGTGTCCGGCGGCGGCCCGGAGCCGGTTGCTCCGGGCACCCACGAGAGGGAGTTGAGCACATGA
- a CDS encoding carboxymuconolactone decarboxylase family protein — MTMPDPSTPAPAQERPPTPVVDRMRAQGAWNPLWDGLREMDPAWTEQFMATAMRPWTSGVLEPKVIELLCIAVDASATHMYAPGVQRHIRGALDLGATPEEILTVLQLTTLVGVHACNIGVPLLVEELAAREERPDDAN; from the coding sequence ATGACCATGCCCGACCCATCCACGCCCGCTCCCGCGCAGGAGCGTCCGCCGACCCCGGTCGTGGACCGGATGCGGGCCCAGGGTGCCTGGAATCCGCTCTGGGACGGTCTGCGGGAGATGGACCCGGCCTGGACCGAGCAGTTCATGGCCACGGCCATGCGGCCCTGGACGAGCGGCGTGCTGGAGCCGAAGGTCATCGAACTGCTCTGCATCGCCGTGGACGCCTCGGCCACGCACATGTACGCACCCGGCGTACAGCGTCACATCCGCGGCGCGCTGGATCTCGGCGCGACCCCCGAGGAGATTCTGACGGTCCTCCAACTGACCACGCTGGTGGGCGTCCACGCCTGCAACATCGGCGTGCCGCTCCTGGTGGAAGAGCTCGCCGCACGCGAGGAACGCCCCGACGACGCCAACTGA
- a CDS encoding 3-keto-5-aminohexanoate cleavage protein encodes MHFLDDSLLPENQEKLVIQVAPYGPEWLPGDSDDIPVTMDEQVQKAVDCYNAGAQLLHIHVRELDGRGSKRLSMFNELIARLREAVPEMILQVGGSISFAPEKEGEAAKWLDWDTRHMLAELDPKPDQVTIAVNTVQMNVVELLKQEDIAGTSLQNPLLHTAYRDLVSEAGPEFYLEHLKRLTAGGIQPHFMLVNLPQLETVERLIRAGVYTGPVNLNYVAIGGGASAFHPADLVEFARRAPDGAVLTIESIMRSTLPMNAIALALGLQVRVGIEDNLWSPRKERFTSVQQVEQIVRLADELGRDIATPQEARSLYRIGEYWNGADETLDHLGLPPNRRPGQRGVPLRHPAPSPADTLV; translated from the coding sequence ATGCACTTCCTCGACGACTCGCTGCTGCCCGAGAACCAGGAGAAGCTGGTCATCCAGGTCGCCCCCTACGGGCCCGAGTGGCTGCCGGGCGACAGCGACGACATCCCGGTGACCATGGACGAGCAGGTCCAGAAGGCCGTGGACTGCTACAACGCCGGCGCGCAGCTCCTCCACATCCACGTACGCGAACTCGACGGCCGGGGCTCGAAGCGGCTGTCGATGTTCAACGAGCTGATCGCGCGGCTGCGGGAGGCCGTGCCGGAGATGATCCTGCAGGTCGGTGGCTCCATCTCGTTCGCCCCCGAGAAGGAGGGCGAGGCGGCGAAGTGGCTGGACTGGGACACCCGCCACATGCTCGCCGAGCTCGACCCGAAGCCGGACCAGGTCACCATCGCGGTCAACACCGTCCAGATGAACGTGGTCGAGCTGCTGAAGCAGGAGGACATCGCCGGCACGTCCCTGCAGAACCCCCTGCTTCACACGGCGTACCGCGACCTGGTGAGCGAGGCGGGCCCCGAGTTCTACCTGGAGCACCTCAAGCGGCTGACAGCAGGCGGCATCCAGCCGCACTTCATGCTCGTCAATCTGCCGCAGCTGGAAACCGTCGAGCGGCTGATCCGGGCCGGCGTCTACACCGGCCCGGTCAACCTCAACTACGTGGCCATCGGCGGCGGTGCCTCCGCCTTCCACCCGGCCGACCTGGTCGAGTTCGCCCGCCGTGCCCCCGACGGCGCCGTGCTCACGATCGAGAGCATCATGCGCTCCACGCTCCCGATGAACGCCATCGCCCTCGCGCTGGGCCTGCAGGTCCGCGTCGGCATCGAGGACAACCTCTGGTCCCCGCGCAAGGAACGCTTCACCTCGGTGCAGCAGGTCGAGCAGATCGTCCGCCTCGCCGACGAACTCGGCCGGGACATCGCCACCCCGCAGGAGGCCAGGAGCCTCTACCGGATCGGCGAGTACTGGAACGGCGCCGACGAGACGCTGGACCACCTGGGCCTGCCGCCCAACCGCCGCCCCGGCCAGCGCGGCGTCCCGCTGCGGCACCCGGCTCCCTCGCCGGCCGACACGCTCGTCTGA